The following coding sequences lie in one Burkholderia cepacia genomic window:
- a CDS encoding amidohydrolase family protein, giving the protein MDRLVTPLVEQIPAARSMDAWCAADPAVAAVDAHAHVFARGLPLAPVVRHAPDYDASLDTYVTHLAEHGITHAVLVQPSFLGTDNTFFVDVLRRYPRRFRGVAVVDPTIADHDLDALDRAGVVGMRLNLVGLPIPDFGASAWRALFARVNALGWHVEIHRGIEDLHTITAPLLAQSCTLVIDHFGRPSPALAERAPSFRRLLLLADTGRVWVKLSAAYRNSVAGDGAIDAFGAARALRTAFTAERLVWGSDWPHTQHRERVDFDATYAALARWLPDSGERLRVLRDSPRTLFRFDQ; this is encoded by the coding sequence ATGGATCGACTCGTGACTCCCCTCGTCGAACAGATTCCGGCTGCGCGGTCGATGGACGCGTGGTGTGCAGCTGACCCGGCCGTCGCCGCCGTCGATGCGCATGCGCATGTATTCGCGCGCGGCCTGCCGCTCGCGCCGGTGGTGCGGCACGCGCCCGATTACGACGCGTCGCTCGACACGTACGTCACGCATCTCGCCGAACACGGCATCACGCATGCGGTGCTGGTGCAGCCGAGCTTTCTCGGCACCGACAACACGTTCTTCGTCGACGTGCTGCGGCGTTACCCGCGCCGCTTCCGGGGCGTCGCGGTGGTCGACCCCACGATTGCGGATCACGACCTCGACGCGCTCGACCGTGCGGGGGTGGTCGGGATGCGGCTGAACCTCGTCGGGCTGCCGATTCCGGATTTCGGCGCGTCGGCGTGGCGCGCGCTGTTCGCCCGCGTCAACGCGCTGGGCTGGCATGTCGAGATCCATCGCGGCATCGAGGACTTGCACACCATCACCGCGCCGCTGCTCGCGCAGTCGTGCACGCTGGTGATCGATCATTTCGGCCGCCCGTCACCCGCGCTCGCCGAACGCGCGCCCAGCTTCCGCCGCCTGTTGCTGCTCGCGGATACCGGCCGCGTCTGGGTCAAGCTGTCGGCAGCGTATCGCAACAGCGTGGCGGGCGACGGCGCGATCGACGCGTTCGGTGCCGCGCGCGCGCTGCGCACCGCGTTCACGGCCGAGCGGCTCGTGTGGGGCAGCGACTGGCCGCACACGCAGCACCGCGAACGTGTCGATTTCGACGCCACCTATGCGGCGCTCGCGCGCTGGCTGCCCGACTCCGGCGAGCGCCTGCGCGTGCTGCGCGATTCGCCGCGCACCCTGTTTCGTTTCGACCAATGA